One genomic region from Reichenbachiella ulvae encodes:
- a CDS encoding AGE family epimerase/isomerase produces MITKQEAEKVLNENILSFWEERMVDNENGGFYGRIDGEGVLHPQSDKAIILNTRILWTFSAAYRYTQNPNHKAMADRAYHYICDHFFDSEHGGVFWMLDYQGEVKDPKKQVYAQAFAIYALSEYVRMNGSEEALELAIGLFELLEKHSFDPQRNGYFEAFAQDWSLIEDVRLSEKDMNATKTMNTHLHVLEAYTNLYRVWKDEKLEEDLRNLINEMSTRFVSDKKHFNLFFDDDWNLLSDEISFGHDIEGSWLLAEAADVIEDDELIQKTNELALNMADAALRGLDKDGGLMNEASPHGLTDTDKHWWPQAEALVGFVNAWQLSQDERYLIVAASIWQFTKEYIIDPAGEWHWRVTRDHQLVTGEDKAGPWKCPYHNGRAMMEVMERL; encoded by the coding sequence ATGATCACAAAACAGGAAGCAGAAAAAGTATTGAATGAGAATATTCTTTCTTTTTGGGAGGAGAGAATGGTGGATAATGAAAATGGCGGTTTCTATGGCCGAATCGATGGGGAAGGTGTTTTACATCCCCAGTCCGACAAAGCTATCATATTGAATACACGAATATTGTGGACTTTTTCCGCTGCCTACCGATACACTCAGAATCCCAATCACAAAGCAATGGCGGATCGGGCGTACCATTATATCTGTGATCATTTCTTTGATTCGGAACATGGAGGCGTGTTTTGGATGTTGGATTATCAGGGAGAGGTGAAGGACCCTAAAAAGCAGGTCTATGCACAGGCATTTGCTATCTATGCTTTGTCAGAATATGTGAGGATGAATGGAAGTGAGGAAGCTTTAGAATTGGCGATTGGCCTATTCGAATTGCTGGAGAAGCATAGTTTCGATCCACAGCGAAATGGTTATTTTGAGGCATTTGCTCAGGATTGGTCCTTAATCGAAGATGTGCGCCTGAGCGAAAAGGACATGAATGCTACCAAAACGATGAATACTCATCTGCATGTTTTGGAGGCTTATACCAATCTCTATCGTGTTTGGAAAGACGAAAAATTAGAGGAGGATCTGCGAAACCTGATCAATGAGATGAGTACCAGGTTTGTTAGTGATAAGAAACATTTCAATTTGTTCTTTGACGATGATTGGAATTTGCTTTCAGATGAAATTTCATTTGGTCATGACATAGAAGGGAGCTGGTTGCTGGCCGAAGCAGCTGATGTGATAGAAGATGACGAGCTGATTCAAAAAACCAACGAATTGGCTCTGAATATGGCTGATGCGGCGCTTAGAGGCCTTGACAAAGATGGTGGATTAATGAACGAGGCAAGTCCGCATGGATTGACAGATACAGATAAACATTGGTGGCCACAGGCAGAAGCACTGGTTGGTTTTGTGAATGCATGGCAGCTCAGTCAGGATGAGAGATATCTAATAGTAGCCGCTTCGATCTGGCAATTCACGAAAGAGTACATCATCGATCCTGCCGGCGAATGGCACTGGCGCGTCACGCGTGATCATCAGTTGGTGACTGGTGAAGATAAGGCCGGTCCCTGGAAATGCCCCTACCATAATGGAAGGGCCATGATGGAGGTGATGGAGAGGTTGTAG
- a CDS encoding pectinesterase family protein, with amino-acid sequence MMKKFLLFLVVLLCGAKSASAEEKLLYSTDFQDWEAVATEAATVDKTTDFSNETLTFCLNQVHISPTSVNESRFNYDLVSAGWAQAQKTPGSFIELSPLASITRIRFIEGATGSNRGYKVWKKNASDADWVLLYEQVINPSSGMLVELAINDTDVALKFTNIDETQNAYMFDLEIYGDYVSNLPQKTLNVSSNIEGAGTITQSPNSDTYDEGSSVEVLATPNFGYDFVEWQDVNGNPVTTDNPYTVTLNTDVSLKAVFVEKETFALNLEVSGSLWGEVELSPEPVGGKYEAGTQVLLKVNPNAVTSFSYWDNGSTSTERSLTMNSDQTVIATFDEIPFIVGWDFEAQEPRSNRAGDFYSSSSNQGIISIYEPDGNTVNWLANASSFSPSYPSIRFWTPGSEFKTRRRYLQAQLSTVGHENIKVHSMVGGNYQVYSEITLQYSVDGTNFNEVARVDISDVHNSGWKDLNVQLPSEASGKEMLYLRWEADETSTIVQEGSDNDGTAFTNIFVYADAVIQNDDQAPVLISTVPASDATNASVTGSVVLTFDEKVQPGSGEITLGDQVLTGTFGSKTASFSYERLDYNTSYTFTVPSGSLTDLSGNPYEGTSFTFTTRSRTAATKKMFDAVVALDGSGDYMTVTDAIENAPSSSAFPWVIFVKNGKYTGHHLIPITKPNLHVIGQSREGVIISDNRLSGDDGNGSPVYHVSEGATMVVEASDIYFENITFENSYGYENQSGPQALALYTNNDRIGLKNCYLRSYQDTYLTSTRNLSDRHYLNECKIEGAVDYIYGGGDVLFDDCVLNNMRKDGGYIVAPSHEEGTAWGYVFNNCILDGADGVTTYYGRPWKNAPKAVFLNSTLKVDVYASGWYYKMGAIPAVFADYGTMDQAGNPVDLSQRISDYEYEDRDTGETITGTAKNNLTDEEAAAYTYGNIMLRSGDDWDPRFIMDAPQAPQSLSISENTLSWEDNQYARLYIVFRDNQFQGFTTEPSYVDQNIVAGETYVYAVQAVSDFGALSFMSNTLTVVDGVPKVSLLLSTNNQSAGTVSQSPIAEKYDINTEITVTAQANAGYKFVGWYDQNDQLVSEINPHTFTLSTDAELMGKFAAQYSLSATVNDVSFGSVSISPNQESYDEGTEVIVEAVPATGYVFLYWQDENAQKISENNPLKLTMYEDQSVQAVLISEDELVYYSLTASSTLAEAGSVSVDPAMEQYLDGTIVKVTATASDGYRFVSWLDEGGVQVSTQNPLDVTMDANKTLSAEFVKTFYLDVQLSDGLAGQVDKSINKTIFDEGTEVTLTAVANEGYRFSHWSDATGNDISTDASISLVMDQDQQIKAVFVALFTVELLEVGDNSGTLAITSPSDYYEAGATIELVATPAEGYEFVEWKDINGVFLSDQNPWSMKVERNIRIRAIFEMSAVLAAGIEVDDVIVYGRDKQLFVKGLIEGDQVAVYSMSGVLLEKQISTGSLLTMDVVSGIIIVRIIKEGEQKVIKTWVD; translated from the coding sequence ATGATGAAAAAATTTTTACTTTTTTTGGTGGTTCTACTTTGTGGAGCTAAATCTGCCAGTGCAGAAGAGAAATTACTTTATTCCACCGATTTTCAAGATTGGGAGGCTGTGGCCACAGAGGCGGCTACCGTTGATAAAACGACAGACTTTTCTAATGAGACCCTCACTTTTTGCCTCAATCAAGTGCATATCTCACCCACTTCAGTCAATGAAAGCCGGTTCAATTACGATTTGGTCAGTGCAGGATGGGCACAAGCTCAGAAAACCCCAGGTTCATTTATTGAGCTTTCTCCTTTGGCCTCTATTACCAGGATTCGTTTTATCGAAGGAGCGACTGGAAGCAATCGAGGATACAAGGTGTGGAAGAAAAATGCTAGTGATGCTGATTGGGTGTTGCTATACGAGCAGGTGATCAATCCTTCTAGTGGGATGCTTGTGGAGTTGGCTATCAACGATACAGATGTGGCATTGAAGTTTACCAATATTGATGAAACTCAAAATGCCTACATGTTCGACCTGGAGATCTACGGAGACTATGTTTCTAATCTCCCACAAAAAACACTCAATGTAAGTTCCAATATTGAGGGAGCGGGGACCATTACCCAATCTCCTAATAGCGACACTTACGATGAAGGTAGCAGTGTTGAGGTGCTGGCTACTCCTAATTTTGGTTATGACTTTGTGGAATGGCAAGATGTAAATGGAAATCCTGTGACTACTGACAACCCATATACTGTTACTTTGAATACAGATGTGAGTTTGAAAGCTGTTTTTGTAGAAAAGGAGACTTTTGCTCTCAATCTGGAGGTCTCAGGAAGTTTGTGGGGAGAGGTAGAGTTGTCTCCTGAGCCCGTAGGGGGAAAATATGAGGCTGGTACTCAGGTACTGCTGAAGGTGAATCCAAATGCAGTGACATCATTTAGTTATTGGGACAATGGGTCTACGTCTACTGAAAGGAGCTTAACTATGAATAGTGATCAAACGGTCATTGCTACTTTTGATGAGATACCTTTTATAGTGGGTTGGGATTTTGAAGCGCAGGAGCCCCGATCGAACCGAGCGGGTGATTTTTATTCCTCTAGTTCTAATCAGGGGATTATTTCAATTTATGAGCCAGATGGCAATACCGTCAATTGGTTGGCTAATGCCAGTAGCTTCTCACCTAGCTATCCGAGTATTAGATTTTGGACTCCAGGGTCAGAATTTAAAACAAGAAGACGCTACCTACAGGCTCAGCTTTCTACCGTAGGACATGAAAATATAAAAGTACACTCTATGGTCGGGGGTAACTATCAAGTGTATTCGGAGATTACGCTACAATATTCTGTAGATGGAACGAATTTTAATGAAGTGGCCCGAGTGGATATCAGCGATGTGCATAATTCTGGATGGAAAGACCTAAATGTACAATTGCCGTCAGAAGCTTCAGGTAAGGAAATGCTTTACTTAAGATGGGAGGCTGATGAAACCAGTACTATTGTTCAGGAAGGGAGTGATAATGACGGTACCGCATTTACCAATATCTTTGTTTATGCAGATGCGGTGATCCAAAATGATGACCAAGCACCAGTCTTGATTTCGACCGTGCCAGCGTCTGATGCTACCAATGCCTCGGTGACAGGGTCAGTTGTATTGACCTTTGATGAAAAAGTTCAGCCTGGTTCTGGAGAGATTACCCTGGGAGATCAGGTGTTGACCGGAACGTTTGGTTCCAAGACCGCTAGCTTTTCTTATGAGCGATTAGATTATAACACCAGCTATACATTTACAGTGCCATCTGGATCTTTGACGGATCTTTCAGGAAATCCTTACGAAGGAACGAGTTTTACTTTTACTACCCGTTCGAGAACAGCAGCTACTAAAAAGATGTTTGATGCGGTGGTGGCTTTGGATGGTTCTGGTGACTATATGACAGTCACAGATGCAATTGAAAATGCACCAAGTTCAAGTGCATTTCCATGGGTAATCTTTGTAAAGAATGGAAAATATACGGGGCATCATCTGATACCTATAACCAAGCCTAATTTGCATGTCATAGGGCAAAGTAGAGAAGGGGTTATTATTTCTGATAATCGTCTCTCAGGGGATGATGGCAATGGAAGTCCCGTATATCATGTGAGCGAAGGAGCTACTATGGTGGTAGAGGCTAGCGACATTTATTTCGAGAATATCACATTCGAAAACAGTTATGGATACGAGAATCAGTCAGGGCCACAGGCACTGGCACTGTATACCAACAATGATCGAATTGGTTTGAAAAACTGTTATCTGAGAAGTTATCAGGACACCTATCTCACCTCTACGAGAAATCTTTCTGATAGACATTATTTAAATGAATGTAAGATTGAAGGAGCTGTGGATTATATCTATGGTGGAGGAGATGTGTTGTTTGATGACTGTGTACTCAACAATATGAGAAAGGATGGTGGATATATAGTGGCGCCAAGTCATGAAGAGGGTACAGCTTGGGGATATGTTTTTAACAACTGTATACTGGACGGTGCTGATGGAGTGACTACCTATTATGGTAGACCCTGGAAGAATGCGCCAAAGGCGGTATTTCTTAATTCGACATTGAAGGTAGATGTATATGCTTCTGGTTGGTATTATAAGATGGGGGCGATTCCAGCTGTTTTTGCCGATTATGGAACCATGGACCAGGCAGGTAACCCGGTCGATTTGTCTCAGCGAATTTCGGATTATGAATATGAAGATAGAGACACTGGAGAGACCATAACCGGGACTGCCAAAAATAATTTGACAGATGAAGAGGCGGCCGCCTATACCTATGGCAATATTATGCTAAGGTCTGGTGATGATTGGGATCCTCGTTTCATTATGGATGCACCACAAGCACCTCAGTCTTTGTCCATTTCTGAGAATACGCTTAGCTGGGAGGATAATCAATATGCTAGATTGTACATTGTTTTTAGGGATAATCAGTTTCAGGGTTTTACCACTGAGCCTTCCTATGTGGACCAGAATATAGTGGCTGGGGAGACCTACGTCTATGCGGTACAGGCGGTGAGTGATTTTGGTGCATTAAGTTTTATGTCTAATACATTGACCGTAGTGGATGGCGTGCCAAAGGTGTCTTTACTGCTGAGTACCAACAACCAGAGCGCAGGTACAGTCAGCCAAAGTCCGATAGCAGAAAAATATGATATTAATACTGAGATTACTGTGACTGCACAGGCCAATGCTGGGTATAAATTTGTAGGCTGGTATGATCAAAATGATCAGTTGGTTAGTGAGATTAATCCCCACACTTTCACGCTATCTACTGATGCAGAGTTGATGGGTAAATTTGCGGCGCAATATAGCCTAAGCGCAACCGTGAATGATGTTAGCTTTGGTAGCGTGTCTATTAGCCCAAATCAAGAGAGCTATGACGAAGGTACTGAAGTGATTGTAGAGGCTGTTCCTGCTACTGGGTATGTGTTTTTGTACTGGCAGGATGAAAATGCTCAGAAGATTTCGGAAAACAATCCTTTGAAATTGACCATGTATGAAGATCAGTCGGTACAGGCTGTGCTCATTTCAGAAGATGAGCTTGTATATTATAGCTTGACAGCATCTTCTACATTGGCTGAAGCAGGTTCAGTTAGCGTAGACCCGGCCATGGAGCAGTATTTGGATGGTACGATAGTGAAAGTCACAGCTACCGCGAGTGATGGATACCGTTTTGTGAGTTGGCTGGATGAAGGCGGTGTACAAGTGTCCACTCAAAATCCACTGGATGTGACTATGGATGCAAATAAAACCTTGTCTGCCGAATTTGTTAAGACCTTTTATTTAGATGTTCAATTGAGTGATGGTCTGGCAGGTCAAGTCGACAAGTCGATTAATAAAACGATCTTTGATGAGGGTACGGAAGTGACATTAACTGCTGTGGCCAATGAGGGCTATCGTTTTTCGCACTGGTCCGACGCAACGGGTAATGACATCAGTACAGACGCTAGTATCAGCCTAGTTATGGATCAGGATCAACAGATTAAAGCGGTTTTCGTGGCTCTTTTTACTGTAGAGCTGCTAGAAGTGGGGGACAATAGCGGAACTCTTGCGATTACATCTCCTTCAGACTATTATGAAGCGGGTGCTACTATAGAACTTGTGGCAACTCCAGCTGAAGGTTATGAGTTTGTAGAATGGAAGGATATCAATGGTGTTTTTCTTTCGGATCAAAACCCCTGGTCTATGAAAGTGGAGCGTAATATTAGAATTCGAGCCATTTTTGAGATGTCTGCTGTTTTGGCTGCAGGAATAGAAGTTGATGATGTAATAGTGTACGGAAGAGACAAACAGTTGTTTGTGAAAGGCTTGATTGAAGGTGATCAAGTTGCTGTGTATTCAATGTCGGGAGTTCTTTTAGAAAAACAAATTAGTACAGGTTCTTTGCTCACGATGGATGTAGTCTCAGGGATAATAATTGTTAGGATAATAAAAGAGGGAGAGCAAAAGGTGATTAAAACCTGGGTGGATTAA
- a CDS encoding LacI family DNA-binding transcriptional regulator translates to MVNKSKVTINDIAKAVNVTAATVSRALNNNPRISEATRKAVQKAAKELNYQPNNIAAALRHGKSHLIGVIVPRADRAFFSSVIRGIEEIANEINYKVIICQTYEDLEKEAQTIETLVNARVDGIIASISKNTIDFSHYQSAIDKGFPVVLFDRTSDQVTVNQVVIDDYYGAYEITKHLIDQGSKSIAYLTSPIKINIYKDRLRGYMDCLADHNIDYDERLVVESNLQLQDGRQSMEKLLSGQRTPDAVFSASDYGIMGALQVLKERGIRIPEDIALAGFGNEPFTSFTDPTLTTVDQLSITMGRVTAELFFDQLKGSKKKHHEPHKTMLKPGIIVRQSSLKKGLNQENSPISEEYKELP, encoded by the coding sequence ATGGTTAATAAATCCAAAGTAACGATAAATGACATTGCAAAGGCTGTAAACGTAACTGCCGCCACCGTGTCGCGTGCGCTCAATAATAATCCAAGGATTAGTGAAGCGACTCGAAAAGCCGTACAAAAAGCTGCTAAGGAGTTGAATTATCAACCCAATAATATTGCTGCGGCCTTGAGACATGGCAAAAGTCATTTAATCGGGGTAATCGTCCCTCGAGCAGATAGAGCTTTTTTCTCTTCGGTCATCAGAGGCATAGAAGAAATTGCCAATGAAATCAACTACAAGGTGATTATCTGCCAAACCTATGAGGACTTAGAAAAAGAAGCACAAACGATAGAAACACTAGTGAATGCACGTGTCGATGGCATTATTGCTTCTATTAGTAAAAACACCATTGATTTTTCTCATTACCAATCTGCTATTGACAAGGGCTTTCCTGTTGTGCTCTTTGACCGAACATCTGACCAAGTCACTGTCAATCAAGTGGTAATAGATGACTACTATGGTGCATACGAAATCACGAAACATCTAATAGATCAAGGCAGTAAAAGCATTGCCTACTTGACTAGCCCTATAAAAATCAACATTTATAAGGATCGTTTAAGAGGATATATGGATTGCCTGGCAGATCACAATATAGATTATGATGAAAGGCTCGTAGTAGAAAGTAATCTTCAACTCCAGGACGGGAGACAAAGCATGGAAAAACTACTCTCAGGACAAAGAACACCTGATGCGGTTTTTTCTGCATCAGATTATGGAATCATGGGAGCATTGCAGGTTCTAAAGGAACGAGGGATTCGCATCCCAGAGGATATCGCACTGGCAGGATTTGGTAACGAGCCATTTACCTCCTTCACCGATCCAACCTTGACAACTGTTGATCAGCTCAGTATAACTATGGGGCGGGTAACTGCCGAATTATTTTTTGACCAACTCAAAGGGAGCAAGAAAAAGCATCATGAACCTCACAAAACCATGCTTAAGCCCGGTATCATAGTTAGACAATCCAGTTTAAAAAAAGGGCTGAATCAAGAGAACAGCCCAATATCTGAAGAATATAAAGAGTTGCCTTAA
- a CDS encoding SusC/RagA family TonB-linked outer membrane protein, whose protein sequence is MSKSLLLLTRIMALMFFIGCAWLNPVAYAQDKTVSGKVTDSTGEGLPGVTIIEQGTSNSTVTSIDGTFKVNYSGQGPLIFSFVGMKTQEINVGNRSSLDITMEDDVAQLQEVVVVDYGYGTVKKTDMTGAVASLSGEKLKSVPVASAAEALTGRLPGVRVSTGDGSPDSQITIRVRGGGSITQSNDPLFVVDGFIVGSINDIPPSDIESINVLKDASATAIYGAQAANGVVVITTKKAKAGRTTVNYNGFVQHKWLPQNRKHEVLDPYEYVMANYEYAKLRSPQDLENFEKFFGKYEDLELYQYKEETDWQDEIFSNDLLSQYHNLSITGGTEKIKTNLSLTHNDDKSLMEGSGYKRDVINFKLNYQMYDNLKFDAGARITYSTVDGAGTSGSAQLRIKDIVQSRPVNGIADDIDIDFTQTNSDNDYQNFITSFLNPNEVAAQDWRQRNRASYVLNAAVTWTVIDGLNYKSSVTGEREFEERLRYYGPLTSESFNNGGSRPLGYKDNRDTYTYRWLNTLSYKVKDLGKSNLDFLIGQEIYEAGGNRNYVRGEDYRMSITPEELFANMGVGRVDNFFTTEYTPTARFSLFGRANYMFNNKYIATVTVRSDQTSKFSKENRTGIFPAVALAWKLSEEGFMQGLGFIDDVKIRASYGETGNDRVDATAAQFLLSPSSVRGPGFNNFDNNYYTPSSSVLYNPNLVWETTVNRNAGIDFSMFTGKLAGSLDLYQNTARDLLLRSKIPENTGFQFQWDNIGSTTNKGVELGLTGYLVDKGDFNLSANFNIGYNKSNIDELDAADDRFYASEWASTDLKDYEDYYLRVGGQIGDIYGYVTDGYYTTDDFSSYDAGTDTYTLKDGVANSSGTVGNTNIRPGFLKLKDINNDSIIDSNDRKVIGNALPVFQGGFGLNAMFKGFDASVFFNYSYGNDIYNADKIQHSQFRRVRNGNILNTMNSDNRFTYVDVDGSYTGTPGEIVTDLTQLAEMNEGKEMWSHNSFGIAQATIHSWAVEDGSFIRLNNVTLGYSFPEQWISKLGMSKFRVYVTGYNLHVWTNYSGYDPEVSTSRSSSVAATTPGVDYSSFPRPRSFAAGLNITF, encoded by the coding sequence ATGAGTAAAAGCTTACTACTCTTAACTCGAATCATGGCGCTCATGTTCTTCATAGGATGTGCATGGCTCAATCCAGTAGCTTACGCCCAGGACAAAACAGTGTCCGGTAAAGTGACTGATTCGACGGGTGAGGGATTGCCAGGTGTAACGATCATCGAGCAAGGAACCTCTAACAGTACTGTGACATCTATCGATGGAACATTCAAAGTCAATTACAGTGGTCAGGGACCGCTAATTTTCTCATTTGTTGGTATGAAAACCCAGGAGATTAATGTGGGAAACCGCTCAAGCCTGGATATTACAATGGAAGATGATGTAGCACAACTTCAAGAAGTTGTTGTTGTGGATTATGGTTATGGAACGGTGAAGAAAACAGATATGACAGGAGCAGTTGCTTCTTTATCTGGTGAAAAACTGAAGTCTGTACCTGTAGCTAGTGCTGCCGAAGCATTGACAGGTCGTCTACCAGGTGTGAGAGTGTCTACTGGAGATGGTTCTCCAGATTCTCAAATCACTATTAGAGTACGTGGTGGAGGATCTATTACACAGAGTAATGATCCGTTGTTTGTGGTTGATGGATTTATTGTTGGTTCAATCAATGATATTCCTCCTTCAGATATTGAAAGCATCAACGTATTGAAAGATGCTTCAGCTACTGCCATTTATGGTGCGCAGGCAGCAAATGGTGTGGTTGTAATCACGACTAAAAAAGCAAAAGCAGGACGTACTACCGTTAACTACAATGGTTTTGTTCAGCACAAGTGGTTACCTCAAAATAGAAAGCATGAAGTGTTGGACCCATACGAGTACGTAATGGCTAACTATGAATATGCAAAATTGAGATCTCCACAAGATCTTGAGAACTTTGAAAAGTTCTTTGGAAAATATGAAGACTTAGAGCTATATCAGTACAAAGAAGAGACTGATTGGCAAGATGAGATATTTAGTAACGACCTTCTTAGCCAATATCACAACTTGAGTATTACAGGTGGTACTGAAAAAATCAAAACCAACCTAAGTTTGACTCACAATGATGATAAGAGTTTGATGGAGGGTTCTGGTTACAAAAGAGATGTAATCAATTTCAAATTGAACTACCAGATGTATGACAACCTGAAATTTGATGCAGGTGCCAGAATCACATATAGTACAGTAGATGGTGCAGGTACTTCAGGTAGTGCTCAGTTGAGAATTAAGGATATTGTACAGTCTCGTCCAGTCAATGGTATTGCTGATGATATTGATATCGATTTTACTCAGACCAATTCAGATAACGATTATCAGAACTTCATTACCTCATTTTTGAATCCAAATGAAGTAGCTGCACAAGACTGGAGACAAAGAAACAGAGCATCATATGTGTTGAATGCGGCAGTGACCTGGACAGTGATCGACGGGTTGAATTACAAATCTTCAGTTACTGGAGAAAGAGAATTCGAAGAGCGATTGAGATACTATGGTCCATTGACAAGTGAGTCATTCAATAATGGTGGTAGTAGACCATTGGGTTATAAGGACAACAGAGATACTTATACATATAGATGGTTGAACACCTTATCTTATAAGGTTAAGGATTTAGGCAAAAGTAACTTAGATTTCTTAATTGGGCAGGAGATCTATGAGGCTGGTGGAAATAGAAATTACGTAAGAGGTGAAGATTATCGTATGTCTATTACTCCGGAAGAATTGTTTGCAAATATGGGAGTTGGTCGTGTAGATAATTTCTTCACTACTGAGTATACTCCAACAGCAAGATTTTCTTTGTTCGGTCGAGCTAACTATATGTTTAATAACAAATACATCGCAACTGTAACGGTGAGATCTGATCAAACAAGTAAGTTTTCTAAAGAGAATAGAACTGGTATATTTCCAGCTGTAGCCTTAGCATGGAAACTTTCTGAAGAAGGATTTATGCAAGGTTTAGGGTTTATAGATGACGTTAAAATTAGAGCCAGTTATGGTGAAACGGGTAATGATAGAGTGGATGCCACGGCAGCACAGTTCTTGTTAAGCCCTTCTTCAGTTCGTGGTCCTGGTTTTAACAACTTTGACAATAACTACTATACACCTTCTAGCTCTGTACTATATAATCCTAATTTGGTTTGGGAAACTACAGTAAACAGAAACGCGGGTATTGACTTCTCTATGTTTACAGGTAAATTGGCTGGTAGTCTTGATCTATATCAAAACACTGCAAGAGATCTTTTGTTGAGATCTAAAATCCCAGAAAACACTGGTTTTCAATTTCAATGGGACAATATTGGTAGTACCACGAACAAAGGGGTTGAGTTAGGCTTGACCGGATATCTAGTTGATAAAGGTGATTTTAACTTGTCTGCTAATTTCAACATAGGCTACAACAAATCGAATATCGATGAGTTAGATGCAGCTGACGATAGATTCTATGCGTCTGAGTGGGCTAGTACAGATTTGAAAGATTATGAGGACTACTACTTGAGAGTAGGAGGTCAGATTGGTGACATTTATGGTTACGTAACTGATGGTTATTATACTACCGATGATTTTTCTTCGTACGATGCTGGTACAGATACCTATACGCTAAAAGATGGTGTGGCTAATTCCTCAGGAACAGTAGGAAATACTAATATTCGTCCTGGCTTCTTAAAACTAAAGGATATCAATAATGATTCAATTATTGATAGCAATGACAGAAAAGTAATAGGTAATGCTCTACCAGTATTTCAAGGTGGTTTTGGTCTGAATGCGATGTTTAAAGGTTTTGATGCTTCTGTGTTCTTCAACTACTCTTATGGTAATGATATCTACAACGCTGACAAAATTCAGCATAGTCAGTTCAGAAGAGTTAGAAATGGAAACATCCTTAACACCATGAATTCTGACAACAGATTTACCTACGTGGATGTAGATGGTAGCTATACCGGAACACCTGGTGAAATTGTAACTGACTTGACTCAGCTAGCAGAAATGAATGAAGGCAAAGAAATGTGGTCTCACAATAGCTTTGGTATTGCACAAGCGACTATTCATAGCTGGGCTGTAGAGGATGGTTCATTTATTAGATTAAACAATGTGACTTTGGGTTATTCGTTTCCAGAACAATGGATTTCTAAACTTGGCATGTCTAAGTTCAGAGTATACGTGACTGGATATAACCTACATGTATGGACGAACTATTCTGGATATGATCCTGAGGTGAGTACGTCTCGCAGTTCGTCAGTTGCCGCGACTACTCCAGGGGTGGATTATTCATCATTCCCACGCCCACGATCTTTCGCTGCAGGTTTGAACATCACATTTTAA